The Kwoniella newhampshirensis strain CBS 13917 chromosome 11, whole genome shotgun sequence DNA segment TCCCCATTGGCAGTACGTCGTCTGACCAGTcagacactcacaaccGCTGACGCCCTTACTAGGCATCTCAATGCAAGGCACAGCCATCTCCCTTGGCTCATCTAATATGGCTGCCATCGATACGGGTACCACCCTTGTTGGTGGACCTGAGTCCATCGTCGCTTCGATCTACGCTGCGATACCAGGGTCCAAACGAATGACTGGAAGCTATGCCGCATACTACGAGTATCCATGCAGCACTTCCGTCAATTTCGAGATCACCTTTGGCGGCTTCAACATTAAAGTGACCGATCAGGACTTCAACCTCGGAAAGTACTCCTCAGACACGTCGATGTGTACCGGTGCAGCCTACGTACaatccctctcttccagctcaccGGTTCAGTGGATCGTTGGGGATGCTGTACTGAAGAACACCTACACCGTCTTCCGATACAGTCCTGCGGCTGTGGGGTTCGCTAATCTGGCTGGCGAGATCACCAGCAGTGAAGCGGCACAATCAACCACCATCGTCGACGCGACGTCTCTCTTTGTGTCTCCCACAAGCGCTATCAGTGGCGCCTCTACCTCGGCGAGTGGAAGTGCGACTACTACTTCTCGTGCGGCTTCCGCTTCCGGTTCAAGCACCACTACGATGACTTCGTCGAGTTCCAACGCTGCCTCATCTGTGTCGACCGTTGACGCTGGCCCGATTGTTGTGGTCACTGCCAGTGGGCCAGAAGGTTCGGCTGCTGCGGCGAGCGCTGCTAGCGCGGCCACATCTTCGGCATCAAGCGCTTCGGCGATCAAATTGACGGTCCCCTCCCTTGTGGCTGGATGGACGAGTTTGGCCATCTTATTTGGAATGGCCAAAGTGATTTTGTAACGTAACATAGTATTCATGACCATATACGAAGAGCAGTAGTTTATGTTATACATACTTCTTGCTAGCTGGGACGACTTGTTTATATCACTTGCATAGTTTGGGGGAACGGACTCCGTATGTGCATCCGCATCATGACATGGATACACGTACTTGGCTACTTGGGCGATCGGCAAAGTCTTTTGCGCATACAGAGCTTAAGCTGTCTCTATCTCCTTCTCTATCTGATGTCCCGAAGCCATACATCGTTTGTGTTCATGTACGACGATGGTGATGTCAAATGCATATCCTGCTTGCATATTGCCTCTGTTCCGTTCAGACTAGGCCGTCCCCCATCCGACCGTTCAGCACAAAAGTAAgcatcatccttctccatcccccTGTCTCCAATTTTTACCCATCCCCGCACTGCAATTACGTTACGATCAATGTGCGTTTCTGAAACCGAACTAAAGACGTCTGCGCATTGGATGGTATCGTCAttgtcattgtcatcgtcattgttgttgttgttatTCCCTACACGAACGCACGGTTCCATCCATAATCTACTGTATGTATTGCGTCAGCtctgctgaagaagaagttcGGTGGCTTGAACTCTAGTCTCATATCTTAGTCTTACCGGAAGATTAGAGCATGCGGGGTCATTTGGTACATGAACCCTTTGGATGGACGTTTCAAAGTGATACAGACGGAGCAATGAATACCCTGAAACTACCTGTCCCAGCAGAGAATTTGTTCGAGTACGAGCAGCAGTGTGTGTCAATAAGGCTAATCTACTCTATGTGTTCTGCATCCGAGATGTCGGAGGGCTATGCTTGGGATGCACAATATAGGACATGATAGATGGATCCATGCTTCGCTTTGCTTTGCTTTGCTTTACTGTTCTTTCATCGCTGGTAAAGAATGGGATCAAAGTGAAGGACCGAGCATTTACGGTGGCTTCTGTAACGACATCATTGACAGAACGAGGCGTTATCGAAAGGCGAACCATCGAAGAACAATAACAACAACAATAGATCAACAATAGCGAAAAAGTGAGTTCCATCACTCGCCTTCCTTCCTACATCCCGCTCATGATCAGTGGAGGGAAAATCCTTTCGCACCATGTCCATATATACATTGGAGTCGGACTTGGTTAGAGCATACTACTTATTGCAATGTTCGATTCACAGTTGCCGAGAATAGATAACGTCGGTCAGCCCACTCAACAGGTGAAAGCGAGAGAGCGAGTGATCGGTCAGTCAGGATTGGAATTTATCTCATAACgactttccttcttcccaacGCTGGGGCTGGCACTTGCTAGTTCATCGAGCCTCGTCTGTCCTCGATATCACAGCTGTACCTGCATTCCAGGGTCGATGTGCCGAACCGATGCGGTGATCTCAGACGAGCTGAACAACGAAATTCAATCGATCTTGAGCAAACAAGACTACCGTATCAAGCTACTTGCATCGACAGCTGAACAacatccctccttcttcctttcacTGTCACCCACAAAACAGATCAGCTGTTGAAGCTGGACGGTGTGTATAACGATAAAAGCCTCAAGGGCAACCAGCAACTCTCAAACAGTGGACACCAGAATCGACTGTCCACAACATATCGACTCTCGAACATCTGTATCTTACCCAACACTAGACATTCAAGATGGATCCCGATGTCGGCGCACCTCTCACTCGGGCGTCCGTCATCTCcccaccttcctctccaccgcCTTCTCGTCCCAAGTCATCACTTTTCTCGAGATTACGACGttccccatctccctcctttTCGGGTGCTCCACCCATCTCGATCCCGATGAAACATTCTCTGTCCTCGCAAGATCGCGGACCGACATCGTACAAGAAATCACAAGTCGGGGTCCCGATCATGATGGGTCGGAATAGGAGCGAGGAAGTTTTTGGctcgaggaagaatgggatgGCAttggaggacgaggtggagtgggagagggtgaggacTCTGCCCAGAGTTCGATTGGTGCCCcctgaaggtgagttgggttCCTGTCAGCAAGGCGTTGGCCTGAGAGCAATGAAAGCTGACTCCGCCGCTCGTATTTGCAGATGAGGGTGAACCGATCATGTTATACCCACCACCTCATTTTCTGCGACCTGCCACACCCCCGCCCATACTGCCtcatcctttcctctctccaccgaactcacctcccacATCCCCACCCAACCATCGTACTActtcaccaccatcactcacttctccacctcgacgacCGGGCTCGATCTACTCCACCAACCCTACATGGGCCGGAATGGCAGAAGGTTTCATCTTGCCTCCACCGAAATTTCAACGGGCAAGATCAGGGTGGGGTGGTGCGCCTGCAGGGGTGATCATGCCCAAAAAGAGAGCAGAAGTGGCAGAAGATagacgaagaaggatgagtgGGATCTCGATGACTGGATGGAATGATGTCGACGACGGTGCACCTAGATCTCCGCCCAGAAAGATCAGAGCGTTAGAatccgaggaagagattgcGGCGAATTGGAAAGCGAAGATTCAAGAAGCAAAGGAGCAtgagcaagaagagatcATGATGGGATCCCAGCCTGTGTCTGACGAGCATCCGGCAGGGGAAATCGAAACCACGCCTGCTCCCGCAAGTGTAATGCCAGCCCTTTCCGATGAGACGGCCGATCCGTTCGGAGTGGCTATAGCTGCAGCCGTCGTCCTACCGCCTGACATCGAGGCCTCAGGAGGCCCGTCTCAGTCTGTCGAATCTACAGATCCCAAATCGGTACGGAATAGTCGTGCGCTGTCCCTCTCGGCCGCCACCTCATCACACTCTTCTTTGTCATTGGTGGAGCAGGCCAGTGTACCGTCGGTTCCTTCCAGCACTTCCGCGATCAGAAAACAGAAGTCACTCAAgactctcttcttcagttCTTCCACTCCGGCAGATACTGCCTCCTCGACGGCTCTTACCAGCGCATCTGTCACTTCTATATCTCTGCCTAAAAGTAGCAGTGGGAGCGGTCGACGTCCCATGGATGAGACAGAAAGACcaaaagagagaggacgaggtatTCTTTCTCGAGCACGATCGAAACCTTCCCTCAAAATCGACGTAAAGATGACCAAAGGGTCTGGAGAAAAGATCGCCGGATCCTCATCAATACCCACCACACCTAGCTTGTCGACGGGTCGAAGCGGTcttgcatcatcatcttttGCTTCTACACCTGCTTCATATACGAACTCACCCCATACCGCCGCATCCACACCTCGGGGGCTGAGTAAGCGCTTCTCATTGTCAAATATGTCGAACGCGTTCAAAAAGAGGTCCAGCAGTACACCTGTGACTGGGAGCTTGATGAAAGACTCGAGTGCACCTGTACCGACAGTGCCTGCCTTGCCGGAGATGTAcaaaaaggagaaagaggcaAGGAAGGTCATACCAAGCGCTGTTCCCATCGGCCCGAGTAAGGCTCCGCCCTCACATGGACcgggagaagagaacgaTTCAGCTCTCAATGATACACCGACAAGGTGCGAATCTCCCATAGCCATGGACGAACCAGCTCCGTCCGACGCGGTCACAGACTCAGCCACGTCAttcgagaagggtgaggCTCGGCTGAGCTTTGAATCGACGGGATCCCGTCGCGTCAACCCTTTAGCCCCCCTTCTACCAGCACTAGATCTGTCTACCACGACCACACCCCTACCTGACACTCCCACTACCGTTTCCGCCACGTCGATGGACGATTATGAAGAGGAATCGGAGGAGATCATACATGCTCAACTCATGCAGGTGACTCCTCGAACTCGTAGAAATCCTGGCTCAGCACTACAGGAGTTCCTGGGGTCTGGTCCGGCAAAACAGGGTAACGTAGTGATCGTGCCCCAGAATGCGCGACGAAGTGTCGAAGCGGTTGTAGTGCTGGGAGGTCGTTCAACGTCTGTTTTTAACAATCGCGCCATTCTCGATGGGTCGGAGGAGAATGTGAACTCGACAACAAGGGTGATTGAGGAACGAAGAGGGAGCACGGATACGGATGAGACCGATATCATAGTCACGCCAGTACATAACGCCTTGGAAATATTCGTGGCGCCCGATCCGGGTGCCTTTGACCAACCTTCCGCCTCTGCGGTATCATCGCCGCAGATCGACACTctcaacgacgacgatctcgaGTCTTTACCAAGCGATACAGTCTTGGTTGAGAatcctccgcctccacctccatcttccgaAACTTCGACAGCGGTGAAAGGAGATTCGACCTCAGTACCCAAGGGTAGATTCGCGAGCCCCGAAGCTCTATTGAGAAGACTTCACACATCGTCGAGAAAACAACAATCCACTCCATACCACTCTCAGGTTCGAGAACCAGGGGTACTTGCACCAGGAGCAGGGATACCTGTCCCGCCCATCCCATTCCCGTTGGAAGGCTGTATACCGTCCGAAGCTTATTCGAGCTTGATGAACGATGTTCAATTGAGGAGTCTACATTTCGAAGGATTAGGTTTGGACTTCGGCGAATGGGGTGACGAGATGGAACGGGGAAGCGTACGTGTGAGAGGTTGATCTTGATACCCATATAATAATCCTATTCCATGCCAGAAAAACATCGTTGTAATTTGATAATATGGACGATAAAGGACGTTGACGACATCATAGCATGAGAATGCATCTTGtagagatgggatgaaaACATCCGTACGAAGGCTTGCGCAATTGAGTCGGGAGTGGATATGAATTGGATCCAGAATACACCGTTGTGAGTTACACAAGACCTTTGTCAAAGCGACATTCTTGTGACGATGGTGTATTCCGTGTGTACTTGAAAGTTGCACAGCTCGCACGTTAAAACGTTTCATTCGTCATATACGTTCATTGATAAGGGTATAAGGTTACAAGCGAGAGAGTTTTCGACAGGCCAAGGATATAGCACAAAGCGACCAAAAGATCGGGAACGTAGCTGTAAGGAGAATGAAGGTTGACAAAGCACTGGTAGAGGGAGTGTGGCCAAGTGGTGATGTGTAGGatagaggaagagaggtcaAGGATCGCAAGAAGAGACGGTAGTGAACCGACGATCTAGCCGACAACCAAGACGGGAGAATTCGATAGCGTGCTagaaggacgatgacaaAAGTGAAGAAACAAGAAAAGGTAGAAGGTGTCATGAAGATTGTCCATACGAGCCAAGCGGAAAGGAGTACGCGTGCACTAGTCATATCTGTCACGAAGAGGCCATGATCAAACAATCTCAAGAGCCTCCTCTACCAATCCACCCAGCTCCAACGTACTCCAGAGATGCCATcctcccaccaccaccaccccgatcaagatcatcgaccgGATGTTGATCGTGGTCTGTCTCTTGGTCGGCGGAGGCGGATAGAGAAACGCCCTGAAAGCCGGTAAGAGTTGTGGTCCAACACCGTTGCCGTTACCGTTCTTCTCTTGTTTGGtccgagaggaagaagaggaggaggagggtggaGGGATGGGGAGTGAGGTGGGTGCTAACAAGACGGTCTGACGGATGGGTGGTGAGGGAAGTCGAGGAGTgggtggatgaggtggtTCGGCTGTCAGGTCAAAGATCGACAAAGTAGATGGCCAAGTCAGTATGCAGAAAGAAAAGGCACAGAGGTAATGTTGGGATGGCAGAATGGCAGAAACTCACTCAGGACGATGCCCGGTACGAACAGACTACaatccttctcatcgacatcttctccatcaacCATCGACGTTGGGGTGGATACCAAAGCACCCATGATGATCCTTTGTCCCACAGGCGTTTTCGGCGTAGACatcgaagtggaagtggaagtgacACTTTCCATCGAATCGGTCGAAGATCGTCTCGAGGACGTCGAAGTCGGAGAGGTGGTGTATGTGTATGGAGAATAGGTGGGAGGTGGGGTGGCAGGTGTGTTGAAATCGAGATGAAGTCGAGGTCTTTCAGTGGAACGCATCTTGAGAATTTATGGTTGTTGATCGCAAAGGTCAATctgaaggaaagaaaggagGCGCGTAAGGGATCTATATATCTGATCGATCGTGCTCGTGCGGGCCTTTGATGTAACAAGGGGTTCGTTCGTTTGGGGCAAGGAGCGTTTGTGTATGGGCGCGGCGCGTTTCCGTTCAGGTCGTGATTcaaaggacaaggacaaggacgtCGTTctttcgtcgtcgtcggtATGATTTTCGTAGATCAGAGCGTAGTGGCTGTGTATCTTTGCCGATTCGAGACAAAGAGTGTGGGTGGGTTCGTAAGACCAAAAATTAAAATAAAAGAGCGTGAGTGTGTGGATTCCGACTGACCAGGACCAGCACGATTCGtgacaagaggagaagagaagggaatATAGGAATGTAGGTATACTGATGCAACTGGATCCAAGTCGAAGATTGGGATAATTGATGTCGTAGGATGTTGCTACTGTCTGTCCACTCTCACGATGCAcaccctctccctctctcacGCACACATCACAGCATCTTCACCACTCCGTTTGTTTGTTTACTCTTTTCCCCTCCAAAAAATCGAGCCCGTGCCTGCCTATCCGATCGACATTGACGGGTGCCACTCTCAAAAAATACCGAGATATGCCGAGCCCGCCCACTGCTCAAGTTGGCCCCGCACTCTGGGACTATTCAccagctcatcctctcaaACATTGTATGCGGGGTATTGTATGTATGCCTTGCATTTGGAGAGATCAATGCAGAggatcatcgtcatgaAGGTACTAGATGAAGATAAATCCCGAATATACACATAGGATGCCGATGCCAGGTAGAAGTACAAACAATACAAGAGACACTCTGTCTATTTTGCCGTGTCGACGACGCTCTTCTGTGAAGCATCACCTTGCtgttctccctccaccGCTGATGTGTCGCTCTCAGTGCCCGTGGTAGATGCAGTCCTCGTCTGGTCCactttcttctcagccGGTTCCGTCTGCCCCTTGCTTGGAGTCCCTGGCGattttcctttccctttcacTGGCGATGTTCTGTTCTTGCTGGGGGATTTCTTGCCCTTACTTGGTGATGACTGCTTTTGCGTCGAACCGCTCTTTCCGCCAGCTGGTGATCCTACCGTCGCCTTGACGGTACTCGGAATTttatcctcttcttccttcattTCCGTCTCCCCTGACGATTTTGGCTCATCATCCAGTCTGacttcttccatcccatcgccttcttcttcttcgtccctCTTCGATGTTCCCTCAGTGGTCACGGTTTTTCCCTCTACCGCGGCTGACGGCGTTGCGCTTGCGGGGTCAACGAGCGGTGCCACATCCGACGCTGGAGCAAgcttcccctcctcttccagcagATCTATCTCGTCTTTAGGCAcaccctcgtcctcttcttccactgtGTCTAATTCTTctatctcatcctcatccgatGCGGCTCGCGGAATCGTCGCCACTAAATTTTCCAGGGCGTTGTCCTGAACTTGCGTTTGATCCGACGTGGGTATGTATACAGCGCTTTCTATGCTTTCTGATCTCGCTCGGTTCTGTGCTTGAGTTTTCGCAAGTGCGTCGTCAGCCTCTCCTTCGCTTGAAGTCTCGGGTAACGCAGGAACATCTGAGGCGCCACCccacatcatcgtcgctcGGGGCTGTTTTCCCCTTCCTAGTGTGCCTCTTCCGACGGTCGCCGCACCGACAGCTGATGTTTCGTTGGCCGGCTGAGAAGTCGTCCCTTTCACAGCTTGAGGATACGGGTGTCGGTCCAGCGAATGTGGTCGTTTCTCTCCCGAAGTActtccaccctctccctcacctcttcctctcgtcccATCCTGCTCTTCATCActgccttcttcaccgccatcatcatcgtcatcgtcgtcatcgtcatctacatcatcctctgcctcctcctcgtcgttgtTCGAGCCGAATCGTCCGACCACCTCTCTGGGAATGACGAGCAGTCCAGGACCAACCAGCTCATATCGCTCGCAGAGACCCACGAATCGCGCATAGAGAGACGTTTCTGATTCGGCGAGCGAGAAGGTTTCACGATGGTGGAAATATGCGTGGGAGAATATCCGGGACAATCGTCGGAACAGAGAAGGGAAATGGGTCAAGGATGCGGAAGGGATTTGCATTCTGTGAACCAACCGATTCAGTCTTTGTCGCTTCTCCAGCGTAAGAGCGTCATCTCACTTACCTTGATGGAAAGTTCTTCGATGAATTCAGTAAAGCCGTTGTCGAGTCGACGCTGGGATTTCATATTAGATAAGTGCATGCCGTAGATATAAGGAGAAAATGTCAAGAATAGTCTGATACTCACGTATGCAGGATGTAATCGATAGCACAGCACTCCTCTgtcccacctccaccgtGTGCAACGCATAGATAGAGCCATTCGTCCGCCTTCATCTGTGGGCATGTCTCGCGAGTGCATATCGGTAGAAGTGAGGTGAGCAGAGGTGTCAAATCTATCGGTATGCGTCTGGGTGATTATGTCAGCCCTGACTGCACAAGTCTCTGACAGAGGCcgcagactcacctgagATGTTCATATATCCACTGTGAGATTTCGAGGCAAGATATCGGGACCAATTGTCAGTGTGCCATTCGAGGAACACGACACAACATGACGAACAGAGAGGAcaaaggacaagaagggaCTCACGACATCTCTCTCGGGTCCTTTCCCACCCAcacttccatctcctgAAGGGACCTCCACGAGCCCCTCGATATCGTGAGGATCATGTCTGATCTTGAGAGCTAGATATTCGGCAAGTTGGAAAGGACCGTTGAGTGACGAGAGCGATGGCACGGGCGGTGTAGGTGGGATAGGAGGTATGTCCTGGATGAGCTGAGAGTGTTGGTCAGTCCGTACGGAAAGAAACGGCAAGTGAGCAACAGAATGGGTGATTCGTCCGGTGAAGCATTGACGAGTGGCTGGTGTGGAAGACGTCGTGAAGGAGGGGTTGATGATGGGGCGAGAAGTGGATGGACACTCACGGACAGCTTCGTCCCTCGTTTCAGTCGATACGCAGACCCTTCAGCTTGTTGTTGCGCGGAGGGGATGATCATGCTGAAAACGTTCGTATTCGAGAATTGTAGTATCAAATCGATTTGCtgatcaccatcatcaatTCCCGACTTGCAACTTGTCTTCAAAAGTGATCTATCTCGTCTCCCGTTTACGCGTTTTGTTGTCAGTTAACCGGATTGCCACTCTAATTTTAAATCCACGTGTATCCTGCACTGCTCTTGCCACCCAactctcctcactctctccaCTTTGCTCATTTACCCAATCGACaatcccatctctcacttgtaccttcctctctttcaTCGTCCAAGTCGTCATACACCAATAGACGACGACATCCTCGGTCAAAAGGACGTAAATCTTCCACTATGGCATCCGGTCAGAGCTACTACGAGTTTTACAGAGGttccaggtgagtcacaGAAGTTCCTCTCTTGACCTCACTCCACTTTGGAAAGGTCGTCGgtgtcttcttcccaaTACAGTGGGCGACTTCTGCAGCTTCTGGAATACGCTCGATTCCTCAAACCTGCTAATCTGTCTTTGTATGGAAGGGAGAGTATTTGCTGATGTTCTCGCTTTTCCTCGTAGTATCGGTACGGCTCTTACCGATTCACTTGACGAACTGATCACCCAAGGCGATATACCTCCTCAATTGGCGATGCGAGTATTGCAACAAGTGCGTTGAAACTGAAGCACCTCTCGATGAGAAATATCCATCATATGATATCTGGGATCTCGTGTACTGACTACTGTTCTGTTCCTGAACAGTTCGACAAATCCTTGACTGAATGTCTTCAAAAGAACGTAAAGCACAAGACTACTGTCAAGGTGAATATCCACGTCTTTCCAGCTTTCCAAATCGGCTCATAGCTTGacatcagctgacatcatCGTATGACAGGGACATCTCGCAACATATAGACTCTGTGATGACGTATGGACATTCGTGGTGAAAGATCCTCAATTTAAGATGGAAGGGATCGGAtctgggtgagtgtcttcaCCTGTACAAAGTTGGCAGAcagctcttcctcactaTGGACCAATTACCCATTTCGATGCGCCCATCCGACCTCTGCACGAGCGAATGATCATGGTGGATGCCTGAACGAGAACACATGACTGACCTACCTTCTTCGGGATCATCGTAGCGGCGAAGTCGTCACGGCACCCAAGGTCAAGATCGTAGCTTGCAAGAGCGGGGATGCGCCCGAGGGCAAGAAATCAGGTGGCAGAAGCGGTGATTATGCGTAATTCAGGcatgagaagagatgatagTCCAAATTTGGCTATGTGGGGACGAGCTACAGAGTATGAAGGAAAGAGTGGAAATAATTCAATCAGAAGAAACGAACTGTAACGAGAAAACAAAGGGCTAAGCAATCGAGAGCTCAAGAAAGATATTATATGGACGTTTGTAGAAATACCTTAGCCATTGTATGTATTAATGATgtacgagaagaagatctgggGTTTGTCGAGTGCACATGGAACTGAATTACATGGAATGGCTACGACTCGATATTGTGTACAACACCACACCACTGGTATACGCATGACACTGAAGCGGTCGACCATTGACTACACCTCAACCATTCCCCCTGCTCGGCTCTCTTCACACAAACAGCAGCTCTGGCAAACCCATGTCCATCGCTCTCCTTTGGCTCTTCACAAAGTCTTTGATCTTGGTGGTCTGCTTCTTATTGTCATTCAGAACCCTGTCGACCCCAACTCGGACTTCTTTGAACTTCTCCTCGCAACTTCCATTCTTATCCCTGAGGACCGTGTGAATGTTCATGCTGTCACCATGAGTTATAGTCAGCACGTCATTGACAGCCTTCACTGTATCTGACCCACCTGTCTTTGTGGAGATCGTCGACCAGCTTAAGAGCCTTACCCCCAAGCTGCCTCTTGACCATGGTCGCAAACTTATTCGGTGCCTCGATTCGTTCTTCGCATCGTGCTCTCACGAACTGGATCGAGCATGTCCGTTAGCCGTCGTAACAGTGTCACGCCTCGCTGAGCTGTCCAGAAACGAAATCATCCCTTAACCTACCTCGTGCCACTCGTTCAGAACCTTGAGAGTTCACCTCAGCGCATACACCTCCCGAACGGGGACACAGACAGCACTTACCttatccacctccatcatcgtctctACATGCCTTGGCTGTTGAACACCAACTACTGTACCTGAGACTTCTTTCGCTTTACTACTACcagatctcctcgtcagTCTTCCCGGTGGTCTCGACTCTGCGTGCTTCCCTTTTGGCTTCTTGCTGCCACTGGTCGACGTTCTTGCCTTCTTGTCAGGAATGACATCATGTATGACCCTCTCCTCAACTTCGATTGGCTTGTGGCTTGTCTTGTTCCTCTTGTTCGGTCGTACGCTATCGTCTGCAGACAAAGCCTTTTGCGACTTGTCGATAGCCACAAGCTTCTTGACGACGTCCTTCGCCACTATCTGAGgaacctcctccacttggACGGACTCATCACCAACTGGCTTTCTCTTCTTATTCTCAGTGGAGCTCGTTTTAAAGGCTGAGTTGAGTTCGACTTCCATCC contains these protein-coding regions:
- a CDS encoding transcription initiation factor IIA subunit 2, producing the protein MASGQSYYEFYRGSSIGTALTDSLDELITQGDIPPQLAMRVLQQFDKSLTECLQKNVKHKTTVKGHLATYRLCDDVWTFVVKDPQFKMEGIGSGGEVVTAPKVKIVACKSGDAPEGKKSGGRSGDYA